A single genomic interval of Helianthus annuus cultivar XRQ/B chromosome 6, HanXRQr2.0-SUNRISE, whole genome shotgun sequence harbors:
- the LOC110931715 gene encoding uncharacterized protein LOC110931715 codes for MAGEDDTSAAKNQKQDQSTDHGSPFYLHPSDTPRQMQIGFVDGTVKKPEKNDINHMAWLRCDAMIKGWLTTSMEKEIRVSVKYATTAEEIWKDLRELFGKESAPRAYELKQLLSMTKQDGSSVSAYYTRLRVIWDEIGSVFHVARCSCSECKCGVGKTAGEQRDKEKLYEFLLGLDNDYSTIRTQILAMKPVPSVGEAYRLASEDEQQRAVSGGRKIGPDNASAFHAYTKREG; via the exons ATGGCTGGAGAAGATGATACATCTGCAGCCAAGAACCAGAAACAAGATCAAAGCACCGACCACGGTTCACCCTTCTATCTACATCCTTCGGATACTCCGAGACAGATGCAG ATTGGGTTCGTTGACGGTACCGTAAAAAAGCCCGAAAAGAACGACATCAACCATATGGCATGGCTGCGGTGTGACGCTATGATTAAGGGGTGGCTCACCACGTCTATGGAGAAAGAGATACGGGTCAGCGTGAAATACGCAACCACTGCTGAAGAAATCTGGAAAGACTTACGTGAACTGTTTGGAAAGGAAAGTGCACCGAGGGCTTATGAGTTGAAACAACTCTTAAGCATGACAAAACAGGATGGGTCTTCGGTTTCAGCTTACTATACACGGCTGAGGGTTATATGGGACGAGATTGGATCGGTGTTTCACGTAGCAAGATGCTCGTGTAGTGAATGCAAGTGTGGAGTCGGCAAAACTGCAGGTGAACAGAGAGATAAAGAGAAGTTGTATGAATTCCTCCTTGGCCTTGACAATGATTATTCCACCATCAGGACCCAGATTCTCGCTATGAAGCCGGTCCCGTCAGTAGGTGAAGCCTATCGACTGGCTTCCGAAGATGAGCAGCAGAGAGCTGTTTCGGGTGGAAGAAAAATTGGCCCAGATAATGCCTCGGCATTCCATGCTTATACCAAGCGAGAAGGATGA
- the LOC110931714 gene encoding uncharacterized mitochondrial protein AtMg00810-like, protein MSKGSKGKKAIDSKWVYKVKYKPNGDIERYKAGLVAKGFTQMEGIDFHDTFAPVAKLVTVRTILAVAVKRNEKGFRQSKADHSLFVFRNGGRYIAVLIYVDDVILVGNDATKINETKRFLNEHFSIKDLGSLKYFLGIEVARTEEGMVLSQRKYTLNILEDAGMLGCRPSPLPMEQNLKLQNGEEEDRIDASHYRRLVGRLLYLQATRADIAHSVSILSQFVSDPRQSHLDAATRVVRYLKATAGQGILLPKKGGNDLVAYTDSDWLGCPITRRSRTRYLLILGGAPVSWKSKKQSVVSRSSAEAEYRAMATTVSEVLWMRWLLKDLDTTQVKPTAIFHENLAVKHIANNPVFHEQTKHVEMDCYFVRERVESKEVEPFHVNTKLQVADLFTKALGSKQLQGLLVKLGVRNLHAPT, encoded by the exons ATGTCAAAAGGTTCTAAGGGAAAGAAAGCGATTGACTCCAAGTGGGTATACAAAGTTAAGTACAAGCCGAATGGAGACATTGAAAGATACAAAGCTGGCTTAGTTGCCAAAGGTTTTACTCAGATGGAGGGGATCGATTTCCATGACACCTTTGCCCCTGTTGCAAAGTTGGTTACGGTTCGAACCATTTTGGCGGTTGCGGTTAAAAGAAATG AAAAGGGGTTTAGACAGTCTAAGGCAGATCACTCCTTGTTCGTTTTTAGAAATGGAGGAAGGTATATTGCCGTTTTGATATACGTCGATGATGTCATTTTGGTTGGAAATGATGCCACAAAAATAAATGAAACAAAGCGATTTTTGAATGAACATTTCAGTATAAAAGATCTTGGAAGCCTCAAGTATTTCTTGGGTATCGAGGTTGCTCGAACGGAAGAAGGGATGGTTCTTAGCCAAAGAAAATACACCCTTAACATTCTTGAAGACGCCGGGATGCTCGGTTGTCGGCCTAGCCCCCTGCCCATGGAACAAAATTTAAAGTTGCAAAATGGAGAGGAAGAAGACCGAATTGATGCAAGTCATTATCGGCGTCTTGTTGGAAGACTACTTTATCTTCAGGCAACTCGCGCCGACATTGCCCATTCGGTTAGCATTTTGAGCCAATTCGTGTCAGACCCTAGACAGAGCCATCTCGATGCTGCTACTAGAGTGGTTCGGTACCTGAAGGCCACGGCTGGTCAGGGCATTCTTTTACCAAAGAAAGGGGGAAACGACTTGGTCGCATACACTGATTCAGATTGGCTAGGTTGTCCCATTACTAGACGATCAAGAACCAGATACCTTCTTATTCTTGGAGGTGCTCCCGTTTCTTGGAAGTCCAAAAAGCAATCCGTTGTGTCCCGATCGTCTGCCGAGGCAGAGTATAGGGCCATGGCTACCACCGTCAGTGAAGTTCTTTGGATGAGATGGCTCCTTAAGGATCTTGACACTACCCAAGTAAAGCCGACCGCAATTTTCCATGAGAATCTTGCAGTCAAACACATTGCCAACAATCCCGTCTTCCACGAACAAACTAAACATGTTGAAATGGATTGTTATTTCGTTCGTGAACGAGTAGAGTCAAAAGAGGTGGAGCCGTTTCATGTCAACACTAAACTTCAAGTGGCAGATTTGTTCACCAAAGCTCTCGGATCGAAACAGTTGCAGGGTTTACTTGTCAAGCTGGGTGTTCGAAATCTTCACGCTCCAACTTGA
- the LOC110929275 gene encoding probable leucine-rich repeat receptor-like protein kinase At5g49770, producing MGPIPDSLGSLNQLVFLGLNNNRFTGPIPPSIGNLNNLSWLDLSDNQLSGPIPVSNPTAPGLDNLVTTKHFHLSNNQLSGSIRSQLFNSNMSLIHFIANNNQLSGLIPASIGSVQTLEVIRLDSNWLTGDVPQKLTELKSVNELHLSNNNLNWTYSRSLRNELTLLRGHEQ from the exons ATGGGTCCAATTCCTGATTCATTGGGATCCCTCAATCAGCTAGTCTTTTT AGGTCTCAATAATAACCGCTTTACGGGACCTATCCCACCCTCTATTGGTAATTTAAATAATCTTTCATGGTTGGATCTAAGTGATAACCAGCTTTCAGGACCCATTCCCGTCTCTAATCCAACAGCGCCTGGCCTTGACAATCTAGTAACTACAAAACACTT CCATTTGTCAAATAATCAGTTATCTGGTTCTATTCGATCTCAACTTTTCAACTCAAACATGAGCCTAATACATTT TATAGCTAACAACAACCAATTATCTGGACTAATTCCTGCCTCGATAGGATCCGTGCAGACTCTTGAGGTCAT acgcctggactcGAATTGGTTGACAGGGGATGTGCCTCAGAAACTAACGGAACTCAAAAGTGTTAATGAGCT GCACCTGTCAAACAATAATCTGAACTGGACCTATTCCAGATCTCTCCGGAATGAACTCACTCTATTACGT GGACATGAGCAGTAA